The genomic DNA GGGAGCCGCAGCCGCAGGAGGCACGAGCACCGCGTCGATCACGTGCACGACGCCGTTACAGGCGTTGATGTCTGCGCGGGTCACGTTCGCGTTGTTGATCCGCACCGCGTTGCCCGACACGCTGACCGTCAGGGTGCCGCCCTGCACGGTGCGGACGCTGCGCACGCCCCGGACCTGCTGGGCGGTGACCTTGCCGGGCACCACGTGGTAGAGCAGCACGGCGCGAAGCTGCTCGGGGTCGTTGAGCACCGCCGCGAGCGTGTCGCTGGGGAGCTTGGCGAAGGCCGCGTTCGTCGGTGCGAAGACCGTGTACTGCCCGCTGGAGAGCGTCTCGGCGAGCCCCGCCGCCTGCACCGCCGTCAGCAGCGTGCTGAACTGGGGATCGTTCGTGATGAGCTGCGCGATGGGCTGGCACGCCGCCCCGCCCGTCGCGGGCCGCGCGGCAGGAGCGCCGCCGCCCCCCGCCAGGGCAGGCGTGGCGAGCAGCAGACTGAGCGTGATCAAGCTGGTTTGCTTCTTCATGAACTCACCTCTGGATTGAAATGTCCGCTTCCCAATGTTCACCACACTCCCGTGAAAAGCAACTTTGGTATCCGTTGAGACAGAACATCTAAACGAAGTTCCCGCACGGTTTTGCCGAGTCCTCACGCGAGGTTCATGCGGGCCGCTGGCCTCCTCCGCCCCCTTCGTTCCCGTGGAAGGGCGCACGAGGAGGGCGGGGAGGCCCGTGACCTCACCCGCCCCGCCGGTGCCCGGCGCCTTACCGTCCGAAATACTCCGGCAGGTCGGCCTCGGTGATCAGGACCTCGCGCGGCTTGCTGCCCTGGTGCTTGGAGACGATGCCCATCGCCTCGAGCATGTCCATCAGCTTACCTGCCCGGGCGTGGCCCACCGAGAGGCGCCGTTGCAGCCGCGAGACGCTGCCCTGGCCCTCCTCGATGCAGATCAAGGCGGCCTGGCGCAGGTGGGGATCGGAGAAGTCCATGTTCGCCTTGTCGGCTGTGGGCCCGCTCGCCGAGACGGTGCCGTCGAAGTCCGCCCCGTACTCCTCCACGAACACGTCGTCGAAGACCTGCCGCCGCAATTCGTCGGTGATGCGCGCCGACTCCACCTCGGAGATGTAGGGCCCCTGGAGGCGCAGCGGCTTGATCAGGCCGGGCTGGTAGAACAGCATGTCGCCCATGCCGGTCAGCCGCTCGGCACCCACCGAGTCGAGGATCGTGCGCGAGTCGTGGCTGCTGCTCACCGCGAAGGCGACGCGGGCGGGCACGTTCACCTTGATCAGGGAGGTCAGGATGTCCACCGAGGGGCGCTGGGTCGCCAGCACGAGGTGCATCCCGGTCGCGCGCGCCATCTGCGCCAGGCGCATGATCGCCGACTCGACCTCCTTGGGCGAGGTGATCATCAGGTCCGCCAGCTCGTCGATGATGATGACGAGGTGGGGCAGCTCCGCGTCCCCAACCTGGCGCATCTTCGCGTTGTACTGCTCCAGGTTCTTCGCGCCGACCTGGCTCATCATCTTGTAGCGCCGCTCCATGTGCGCCACGCCGCCGAACAGCACGCCCGCCGCGTCCATCGGGTTGGTCACCACGGGCCGCACGAGGTGGGGAATCCCGTCGTAGGGGGTGAGTTCCACCATCTTGGGGTCCACCATCAGGAAGCGCAGCTCGGTGGGCAGGTAGCGGTAGAGCAGCGAGGTGATCAGCGTGTTCACGCACACCGACTTGCCCGAGCCCGTCGAGCCCGCGATCAGGAGGTGCGGCATCTTGGCGAGGTCGCCGACCATCAGCTCCCCGTCGATGCTCTTGCCCAGGATGATGGGAAGCTTGGCGCGCGTTCCCCGGAAGGTGGAGGAAGCCGCCGCTTGGTGGAAGGTGACGGGCTCGCGCTCGGTGTTGGGGACCTCCAGGCCGATCACGCTCTTGCCGGGCACCGGGGCCTCCACGCGCACCCCGCCCACCGCGAGCGCCCGCGCGAGGTCGTTGGAGAGGGAAGCGATGCGGCTGATCTTCTCGCCGGGGGCGGGCTCGATCTCGTA from Deinococcus planocerae includes the following:
- a CDS encoding fasciclin domain-containing protein, which gives rise to MKKQTSLITLSLLLATPALAGGGGAPAARPATGGAACQPIAQLITNDPQFSTLLTAVQAAGLAETLSSGQYTVFAPTNAAFAKLPSDTLAAVLNDPEQLRAVLLYHVVPGKVTAQQVRGVRSVRTVQGGTLTVSVSGNAVRINNANVTRADINACNGVVHVIDAVLVPPAAAAP